GGAGAGCGGGCGCCGCCACAGGCCGCGGCTCGTCGCCGCGAACACGTACGAGCCGTTCGTCGTCACCGTGGCGACCTGGGCGTTGAGGAGCTCGGAGCCGCCGACGCGCCGGAAGGTCCGGCCGTGGTCGGCGGAGCGGTAGACGCCCTGGCCGGTGTAGTTGTCGGCGCTGGTGTTGGCCTCACCGGTGCCGACCCACAGGGAGTGGTCGGCGGGATTCACCCACAGCGAGCCGATCGACTCGGTCGCCGCGTGCTGGAACCCGGGGCTCCAGGTCCTGCCCGCGTCCTTGGACCGCCAGACGCCGCCGTCTGCGAACCCGGCGTACACCCACGGGCCGTCCGTGGCGAGCGCGGAGGCCCTGCCGGTCACCAGGCCCCAGCCGGAGCCGTAGTCGGAGTAGGACGGGTCGGCATAACCGGGGGTCTCGCTGCCGGCCGAACCGCTGGTCACCTCGGACCAGGTGCCGCCACGCACCGGAAGCCGGTCGCCGGCGGCCGCTCCCGCAGCGAGGGCGGCGCCGGAAACGGTGGCGGACGGGGCCGTACGCGCCGCGGCGAACTGGAGGGTTCCGGCGACCGGGTCGTCAGGATCACCGCCGTCGTCGGCCGGTTTCATGCCGCCGGTGTTGCTCAGGTGGATCTGCCTGGCGAGCGCGGCAAACTGCCGGTCGGCGGACGGATGGTGGGTTCGGGGGACGGCAACACCGGGTGTGCCGCCGGTGAGAACAGCCGTGGCCACCATGGCGGCCACGAGCAGGCTGGCGCGAGGGAGCATCGCATGCCTCCTGGGCATCAGAGCGCGTGTTGTGTCGCGCGGTGCTCCCGCCACCACAGGACGCCGGTGAGCGTAAAGGATCAGTCCCTGGCTCGCATAGCCTCAATTCGGTTTCGTACGGCTGGGATTCCGAGAGGCAGACCTCGCCCACTGGACTGTGCACGGGACCGGGGGCCATCCGCCCGGTCCCGGTCGCGTCACGAAGGAGGTCCGAAATCCGCGCTCCGGTGCGCGGCTACCGGTGATGACGTGCGGGAACAAGGCTCACGGTGTGGCTGCTTGGGGTCCGTCGACGATGCCGGAAGAGGCCGGCCACCTATCGGCGGCGGCAGTCCGCCGGAGTTCTCGAGACTCTATCCATAACGCCGAGTTATGGGTGGGTGACGTCTCCCCGGCGGCACACAGGCGGCCGAATACTTCTCCTCGGGCAAACCGCCCGTCGCCAAGTGCGCGGCCTACCAGGCCAGGCTTCCCGTCCGGACGACCAGCTCCCGCCATGCCGCCCGGACGGGAACCACGGCCCATGACCGCAGCGCCGCTACTGTTCGAGCCGTGACGCGCCCCTGCGGTATGGCGACAGCACCCCCCAGGTGAGCTGTCGCCCGCCCTCGCCCCAACACACGGCCGCGAACGGCCGACGGCGCGGGTCTGCGCACGGCCCTTCAAGCCTTGGTCAACGGCCATGCCCCCACCTGCTGCCGCCAGTTCGAGGCTTGACAGGGTCCCCATCCCGGATCGCCCATCCCTGAAGGCACCATGCGTTTTCCAGCCGGACCGAGACACCCGTTGCACGCAGCGTCGCTCCTGATCGTCCTGTCCGCCCTGCTGCCTGGACCAATCACCGCTGGAACACAGGCCCGCGACGCCGGCCATGACCAATCGCCCACTGTGCGCGGCCTGTTATCGATGCTCATCGAGTCACAGTTGAGTAACGCCCATCCCAGAGATGGCATGTGATATTGCACATGTCACATGATGCTTTCATGACAAAAGTCAGAGTCCTGCTCTCGGTCCTCGCCGCCATTGGCGCAGTCTGTGCGGGTATCACGCCTGCTTCCGCTTCCTTGGCCGCGGCAAGGGGTGCCGGTCAGGGGAAGCCCATCTGGAGTTCCTGTCGCGACGCGACCACTCCCGCGCTGCAGTGCGCCATGCTCGAAGTGCCGCTGGACTACGCACAGCCGAACGGCACCAAGATCGAGATCAAGCTGAACCGGCTCCCGGCCACCGCGCCCAAGAGCGAGCGTCAGGGCCCCATCCTTCTGAATCCCGGCGGTCCTGGCGACTCCGGCCTGTGGATGCCCGCCTACGTCTCCGGAAAGATCCCTCAGGACGTCGCATCGACCTACGACTGGATCGGCTTCGACCCACGCGGCACCAACGCCAGCGAACCCCACGTCACGTGCGACGCACACTTCTTCGACGCCGAGCGGCCGGATTACCAAATCAGCCAGGGCACGTCGCAGGCGTGGCTGGAGAAGTCGGCCACGTACGCCGCCGACTGCGCCGCGAAGTGGAGCTGGTTTCTGCCGCACATGACCACTGTCGACAATGCGCGCGACATGGACAGCATCCGGCGGGCGCTCGGGGTCCAGAAGATCAACTTCTACGGTGGCTCGTGGGGCACCTCACTGGGCTCGACGTACGGCCAGCTCTTCCCTTCGCATGTGCGCCGGATGGTGCTGGACAGCATCGTCGGCCCGACCATCAGCTGGTACGACCACAACATCCTGCAGGACAAGGAGCACCAGCGCCGATTCGACGCCTTCGCGGCATGGACCGCCAAGGCTGATTCGGTCTACCACCTGGGCACCGACGCTGCCGGCGTGGAGCAGAAGTACTACCAGGTCGAGGCCGCGTTGCGGACCAGCCCGGTCGCTGCCGCCCCGGCCCCCGGCAAGATCGGCCCCGCAGAGTTCGAAGACACCTTCTACGGCGGCGGCTACAACTTCCTGCGCTGGCCGCAGATGGCGACCGTGCTGTCGGCCTACCTCACCAAGAACGACACCCGCCCGCTGCAGATCGCGTACAACCGTTACGCGGCCCCGGGGGCGGATGACGGCACCTTCCCGGCGTACAACGCGGTCCAGTGCACCGAGAACAACTGGCCGCGCGACTGGGAGTTCTGGAAGAGGGACCAGGCCAAGGTCAATGCCGTCGCGCCCTTCTATACCTACAACAACATGTGGTACAACGCCGCCTGCATGTTCTGGCCCTACCAGGGCAACCCGGCCGGCCGACTGAAGATCACCGGCAAGGGCCTGCCGCCCGTACTGCTCTTCCAGGCCACCGAGGACGCCGCCACCCCCTACCCGGGTGCCCTCGCCATGCACAAGGCACTGCCCGGATCCGAACTCGTCGTCCAGAACGGAGGCAGCTTCCACGAGATCCTTTTCCACGGCAACGCCTGCCTGGACGACACCTTCACCGCCTACCTGCGAGACGGCCGCCTCCCCAGCGGCAAAGGTGTCATCGCCAAGACCTGTGCGCCCGAACCCGACCCCACCCCGGTCTACTTGACGCCCCCACCCGCCGCCGTGAAAACCGAGCACGCTCTCCCAGCCACAGACCCTCAGGCCATCCACGGCATCAGGTAACGCAACGCAACGCTCCGTAACCCCAACATCAGAATTGGCGAAAGCCGTCCGGGGCCATCGGTAGGAGGGCCGGGTGGCCTG
Above is a genomic segment from Streptomyces fodineus containing:
- a CDS encoding alpha/beta hydrolase is translated as MLEVPLDYAQPNGTKIEIKLNRLPATAPKSERQGPILLNPGGPGDSGLWMPAYVSGKIPQDVASTYDWIGFDPRGTNASEPHVTCDAHFFDAERPDYQISQGTSQAWLEKSATYAADCAAKWSWFLPHMTTVDNARDMDSIRRALGVQKINFYGGSWGTSLGSTYGQLFPSHVRRMVLDSIVGPTISWYDHNILQDKEHQRRFDAFAAWTAKADSVYHLGTDAAGVEQKYYQVEAALRTSPVAAAPAPGKIGPAEFEDTFYGGGYNFLRWPQMATVLSAYLTKNDTRPLQIAYNRYAAPGADDGTFPAYNAVQCTENNWPRDWEFWKRDQAKVNAVAPFYTYNNMWYNAACMFWPYQGNPAGRLKITGKGLPPVLLFQATEDAATPYPGALAMHKALPGSELVVQNGGSFHEILFHGNACLDDTFTAYLRDGRLPSGKGVIAKTCAPEPDPTPVYLTPPPAAVKTEHALPATDPQAIHGIR